From the Deltaproteobacteria bacterium genome, one window contains:
- a CDS encoding winged helix-turn-helix domain-containing protein — protein MKTKKVLLVVEPSSKSLNRSFNALAKPGKKKLGIETICFPDFETLGKVITASRLELMRVIRTEKPKSIQELARAVGRDFKNVYRDVNILAEFGLIELKKAGPRRAAAPVALFTEIVLAA, from the coding sequence ATGAAGACTAAGAAGGTTTTGTTGGTGGTCGAGCCATCATCGAAGTCATTAAATCGTTCTTTCAATGCTTTAGCTAAACCAGGCAAGAAAAAGCTAGGCATCGAAACCATATGTTTCCCTGATTTTGAAACATTAGGTAAGGTTATTACAGCGTCCCGGCTCGAGTTAATGCGCGTCATAAGAACAGAGAAACCAAAGTCGATTCAGGAATTGGCTCGCGCAGTTGGACGCGACTTTAAGAATGTTTATCGTGATGTGAATATTCTCGCTGAATTCGGACTTATCGAGCTTAAAAAGGCGGGGCCTCGACGTGCCGCCGCTCCAGTAGCTCTGTTTACGGAAATTGTGTTAGCGGCATAA
- a CDS encoding DUF4258 domain-containing protein, producing the protein MFYMTTDDGVKSPEIMRQIRSLIGSGRIRVLKHAASRMALRCYTLPEIEQVLIGGFHEFERDEYDQNHSVWTHAIRGSTRDGRETRVVVAIVDELLVVTVVGPLK; encoded by the coding sequence ATGTTTTATATGACCACGGATGATGGCGTGAAATCACCTGAAATAATGAGACAAATCAGGTCACTGATCGGAAGCGGCAGAATTCGAGTCCTAAAGCATGCCGCGTCGAGAATGGCGTTGCGATGTTATACTTTACCAGAGATTGAACAGGTTCTTATCGGTGGATTTCACGAATTCGAAAGAGACGAGTACGACCAGAACCATTCCGTGTGGACTCACGCAATCAGAGGCTCAACCCGCGATGGTCGTGAGACTAGAGTGGTAGTGGCCATTGTCGATGAGTTGTTGGTGGTGACAGTTGTGGGACCATTGAAATAG